The genome window ACGGCTTCACATTTGCACTTTTTTCAGTACAATGCGCGGTTCACTGCGATGGCGCAGCGCCGCCGTCGTCCGACATTTAGGGGAAAGCATACGCATGGTTACCATTCGTCTGGCACGTGGCGGCGCGAAGAAGCGCCCCTTCTATCAGGTGGTCGTCACCGACAGCCGCAACGCCCGCGATGGCCGGTTCATTGAGCGCCTTGGCTTCTTCAACCCCGTGGCCTCCGGCCAGGATCTGAACGAGCCCCTGCGCCTGAACCTGGAGCGCATCGACTACTGGATTGGTCAGGGTGCGCAGCCGTCGGAGCGGGTTGCCAGCCTGATCAAGCAGGCACGGAAGACCGAAGGCGCGGCCGCTGCTGCGCAGGCCTGAGGCGGAATTTTCCGGGCGTGAACGCCGAGTTGCCTGACGGGGCGATCACCGTCGGCCGAATCACCGGTGTTTACGGTGTAAAAGGATGGGTCCGCGTTTACTCGTTTACGGACCCTCGGGACAACATCATCGGTTATCGGCGTTGGCTGGTGCGCCGCCCCTCCGGCTGGCAGTTCTACGACCTGGTCGAGGGCCGGGCGCAGGGAAAAGGTGTCGTCGCTGCGCTGGCCGACGTGGAATCGCGGGAAGATGCGCGCGATCTCATGGGCAGTGACATCGCCGTCTATCGCGACGAATTGCCGGCCGCCGAGGACGGAACGTTCTACTGGGCAGACCTGGAGGGGTTACAGGTGTATGCCGGTGAGCGTCACCTCGGACAGCTGTCGCATCTGGTCGAGACCGGCGCCAACGACGTGATGGTTGTGAAGGGCGAGCGGGAAAGGTTGATTCCGTTCGTCATGGGCGTCCACGTGTTGCGGGTTGACCTTGAAGCGGGGGTCATCGAGGTAGACTGGGATCCTGATTTCTGACCCGGAGGTGGCATGCGCATCGATGCGGTGACGCTGTTCCCGGATCTGGTCAGCCAGGTTACCCAATGGGGCGTTACCGGGCGCGCCTCGGAGCAGGGTCTGCTGCAGCTGGTTTGCTGGAATCCCAGGGACTATGCGCGCGACCGGCACCGAACGGTTGATGATCGCCCCTACGGCGGTGGCCCCGGGATGGTCATGAAAGTCGAGCCGCTCCGAGCCGCCATGCATGAGGCGAGAGCGTCCGCACCAGGTCGGTCGCTGAGCCTGTACCTGAGCCCGCAGGGGCGGCGACTCGACCAGGCGGCCGTCGAACGTCTCGCGGGGCAGGAGCGGTTGCTACTGGTCTGCGGTCGCTACGAGGGGATCGACGAGCGTGTCATCGCCACGGAAATCGACGAAGAGATTTCCATTGGCGACTATGTTCTGAGCGGTGGGGAACTGCCGGCCATGGTGCTTATTGATGCCGTGGCGCGACTGATCCCCGGGGCGCTGGGGCATGCGGATTCAGCCAGCGAGGATTCATTCTCCGCCGGGCTTCTGGACTATCCGCATTACACGCGGCCCGAGGTGCTGGATGGAATGGCGGTACCTGCAGTACTGCTCTCCGGCGACCATGACGCCATCGGGCGCTGGCGCCGTCAGCAGGCACTGGGGCGCAGTTGGTTGCGCCGGCCGGATCTGATTAACAGGGCCCAGCTGTCTACCGAAGATCGGCGACTGCTGGATGAATACATTGACGAGTACCGATCGGCCCGAGCCGATTCGGCGAAAACCGGGCAGAGGTTGAAGTCATGAGCAACATCATCGACGAGTTGAACAAGGAACAGATGCAGGCCGCTGGACGGGAAGTGCCGGACTTCGGGCCAGGTGATACCGTGCTGGTTCAGGTGCGCGTGCGTGAAGGCAACCGTGAACGCCTGCAGCCCTTCGAGGGCGTGGTGATCGCCAAGCGCAACCGCGGGCTCAACTCCGCGTTCACCCTGCGCAAGATTTCCCACGGTGAAGGTGTGGAGCGTGTGTTCCAGACTTACAGCCCGCTCATCGAGAGCATCAAGGTCAAGCGCCGTGGCGATGTGCGTCGTGCCAAGCTCTATTACCTGCGTGAACTGCAGGGCAAGGCTGCCCGCATCAAGGAAAAGGTATAACCGGTCTGCACTGCGCCGGGCTCGCCGCCGGCCAGACCAGAACCCGCACCGCCATTGGCCGTGCGGGTTTTTTTGTAGCGGATCTCCTCACGCCCACATGCTGACGCTGGAGCCGGGATGAGAAGCCATCGCCGACAGCATCATCGACTGGCTGTCGGCTAGAACAGATCTGGTGTCGTCAGCGGATCCAGCCGCTCCCGCGTGGATTTGATCTCCCGTGCCGGTATCCACTCGCCGGTGACCATCTGCCCGTAGCTCATGCCTGGCCCGACCATCGGGTAGACGCTGGCTTCGTTATCGATGAATACCTCCAGGAAAGCAGGTCCCTCGAACTTCACGAAGGCATCCAGGGCCTCCGTCAGTTCTGCCTTCTCCGTGACCCGCCGGATGAACTCGAAGCCGTCGGACTCGGCGGCCTTCACGAAGTCCTTGCGATGCAGGGCCTTGTCACTGCCTGCGAAGTTCTCGTTGAAGTAGAGCCGCTGCCACTGGCGCACCATGCCGTCGCCCATGTTGTTGAGCAGCAGGATCTTCACCGGCAGGTTGTAGTTGGTGACGGTTTCCATTTCGCCCAGGTTCATGCGAATGCTGCCGTCGCCATCGATATCGATCACCATCTTGTCGGGGCAGGCGAACTGGGCACCGATGGCCGCCGGCAGACCGAAGCCCATGGTGCCCATGCTGCCGGAGGTGAGCCACAGCCGCGGATCGCGGAAGTCGCAGTACTGCGCTGCCCACATCTGGTGCTGACCCACGCCGGTGCTGATGATCGCCTTGCCGCCGGTGAGGCGATTCAGTTCTTCCACTACCTGGTGAGGCTGGATCAGTGCCGACTCACGGTCGTAGTTCATGGGGTGGTTCTGTTTGAGCTGCTGACAGTGCCTGACCCAGCTGGAGTAGTCCTTGTCGAAATTGTGCTTTTGAC of Natronocella acetinitrilica contains these proteins:
- the rplS gene encoding 50S ribosomal protein L19 — protein: MSNIIDELNKEQMQAAGREVPDFGPGDTVLVQVRVREGNRERLQPFEGVVIAKRNRGLNSAFTLRKISHGEGVERVFQTYSPLIESIKVKRRGDVRRAKLYYLRELQGKAARIKEKV
- the rimM gene encoding ribosome maturation factor RimM (Essential for efficient processing of 16S rRNA), which produces MNAELPDGAITVGRITGVYGVKGWVRVYSFTDPRDNIIGYRRWLVRRPSGWQFYDLVEGRAQGKGVVAALADVESREDARDLMGSDIAVYRDELPAAEDGTFYWADLEGLQVYAGERHLGQLSHLVETGANDVMVVKGERERLIPFVMGVHVLRVDLEAGVIEVDWDPDF
- the trmD gene encoding tRNA (guanosine(37)-N1)-methyltransferase TrmD, which translates into the protein MRIDAVTLFPDLVSQVTQWGVTGRASEQGLLQLVCWNPRDYARDRHRTVDDRPYGGGPGMVMKVEPLRAAMHEARASAPGRSLSLYLSPQGRRLDQAAVERLAGQERLLLVCGRYEGIDERVIATEIDEEISIGDYVLSGGELPAMVLIDAVARLIPGALGHADSASEDSFSAGLLDYPHYTRPEVLDGMAVPAVLLSGDHDAIGRWRRQQALGRSWLRRPDLINRAQLSTEDRRLLDEYIDEYRSARADSAKTGQRLKS
- the rpsP gene encoding 30S ribosomal protein S16; this encodes MVTIRLARGGAKKRPFYQVVVTDSRNARDGRFIERLGFFNPVASGQDLNEPLRLNLERIDYWIGQGAQPSERVASLIKQARKTEGAAAAAQA